A single region of the Corallococcus silvisoli genome encodes:
- a CDS encoding GNAT family N-acetyltransferase, with amino-acid sequence MADLALDFIHTAHPLYAGELDLRFRVLREPLGHARGDVKFPFEEESLHLVAHEGGAVLGCVLFHPEDAHGGRLFQMAVSPALQGKGVGARLVRALEEELRRRGFRHVHLHARTPVVPFYERLGYALYGEPYEEVGIPHRNMQRDL; translated from the coding sequence ATGGCCGACCTCGCACTCGACTTCATCCACACCGCGCATCCGCTGTACGCCGGTGAGCTGGACCTGCGCTTCCGCGTGCTGCGCGAGCCCCTGGGCCACGCGCGCGGGGACGTGAAGTTCCCCTTCGAGGAAGAGAGCCTCCACCTGGTGGCCCACGAGGGCGGCGCCGTCCTGGGCTGCGTCCTCTTCCATCCAGAGGACGCGCACGGAGGACGGCTCTTCCAGATGGCGGTGTCGCCAGCGCTCCAAGGAAAGGGCGTGGGCGCCAGGCTGGTGCGTGCCCTGGAAGAGGAGCTGCGCCGCCGCGGCTTCCGCCACGTGCACCTGCACGCGCGCACGCCCGTGGTCCCCTTCTACGAGCGCCTGGGCTACGCGCTGTACGGCGAGCCATACGAAGAGGTGGGCATCCCCCACCGGAACATGCAGCGCGACCTCTAG